A region from the Enoplosus armatus isolate fEnoArm2 chromosome 24, fEnoArm2.hap1, whole genome shotgun sequence genome encodes:
- the LOC139306822 gene encoding gamma-crystallin M2-like, whose translation MERTGKIFFYEDKNFQGHYYECSSDCPELSSHISRCNSIRVDGGAWVVYERPQYMGYQYVLMRGEYPNYQSWNGFNDTVRSCRLIRHPSSRHRIRIYERPDFNGHMIECNEDLPNLLDRWPSRDVHSAHVQEGIWVFYEHPNYTGRQYLLEKGEYRRHIEWGALHPSVGSIKRVVDY comes from the exons ATGGAGCGCACGGGAAAG ATCTTCTTCTATGAGGACAAGAACTTCCAGGGTCATTACTACGAATGCAGCAGTGACTGTCCTGAGCTCAGCTCCCACATCAGCCGCTGCAACTCCATCCGGGTGGATGGCGGGGCCTGGGTCGTTTATGAGAGACCCCAATACATGGGCTACCAGTATGTCCTCATGAGAGGGGAGTACCCCAACTACCAGAGCTGGAACGGCTTCAATGACACCGTCCGCTCCTGTCGCCTCATCAGACAT ccTTCCAGTAGACACAGGATCCGTATCTACGAACGTCCAGACTTCAACGGCCACATGATCGAGTGCAACGAGGACCTGCCCAACCTGCTGGACCGCTGGCCCTCCCGTGACGTTCACTCGGCTCACGTCCAGGAAGGCATTTGGGTCTTCTATGAGCATCCAAACTACACTGGACGCCAGTACCTGCTGGAGAAGGGCGAATACAGACGGCACATAGAGTGGGGGGCTCTTCATCCGTCTGTAGGCTCCATTAAACGTGTCGTGGACTATTAG